One stretch of Pseudoalteromonas shioyasakiensis DNA includes these proteins:
- a CDS encoding DUF2721 domain-containing protein, whose protein sequence is MTLTTPGLLFPAISLLLLAYTNRFLVLAQLIRELNAREGESIRPLVVAQITNLRKRIKLIRVMQVYGVASFLMCTLSMFALFIEFNTTGIILFGSSLACLALSLLTSLYEIHISCHAIEIELKNIEKKPVSDKAE, encoded by the coding sequence ATGACTTTAACAACACCGGGATTGTTATTCCCTGCAATTTCTTTACTGTTACTTGCTTATACCAACCGCTTTTTGGTGCTTGCTCAGCTTATTCGAGAACTCAATGCACGTGAAGGGGAAAGTATCCGCCCACTGGTTGTTGCACAAATTACCAACTTAAGAAAACGTATCAAACTCATTCGGGTGATGCAGGTCTATGGCGTTGCCTCTTTTCTCATGTGTACTTTATCGATGTTTGCATTATTTATAGAGTTTAATACCACTGGAATCATTTTATTTGGGAGCAGCCTCGCTTGCTTAGCCTTGTCTCTTCTAACCTCTTTGTATGAGATCCACATCTCCTGCCATGCAATCGAAATCGAATTGAAGAATATCGAAAAAAAACCAGTTTCAGATAAGGCAGAGTAA
- a CDS encoding DUF3369 domain-containing protein: MDDFLFSEEQLEENNIETEEPEYWHILVVDDEEDIHQVTKLVLAGFSFENKGLRFYDAYSAAEAKEFLNKDIPFSVALVDVVMETNHAGLELIQFIRDEIENHDIRLILRTGQPGEAPEEAIIRDYDINDYKNKTELTAIKIKTLLYSALRAHRDIQIIDRHKHGLEQIINASANFLKCDSVHEFASTILSHVTNVMGINDAQIYCAAAVNLQSSPAKDFQLLAASGVGPTPQQNTIPDEVKNLFIDAHERKSSLKTSNDYIGYFPTKAGLETMLYVHKGSKLQATEHQLLEFYANNIALAYDNLKLREMVKESQKELSYILGEAVEKRSKETGSHVKRVALYSELLAQLSELNPFQCEIIKLASPLHDIGKISIPDNILNKPGKLTDDEWEVMKTHAEIGYEILKNSSNEILTCGALISYQHHEKWDGSGYPQGLIADDINIVGRITALADVFDALCSDRCYKKAWPLDEALTLIKDQRGKHFDPILVDLLLENLPLFLEIKDRYPD; this comes from the coding sequence GTGGATGATTTCTTATTTTCTGAAGAACAGTTAGAAGAAAATAATATAGAAACTGAAGAACCTGAATACTGGCATATTCTTGTTGTTGATGATGAAGAAGATATTCACCAAGTTACGAAACTAGTATTAGCTGGGTTCAGTTTTGAAAATAAAGGTCTGCGCTTTTATGACGCCTATTCTGCGGCCGAAGCAAAAGAGTTTTTAAATAAAGATATTCCCTTTTCTGTTGCCCTAGTTGATGTGGTAATGGAAACCAACCATGCTGGTCTTGAGCTTATTCAATTCATTCGCGATGAAATAGAAAACCACGATATTCGTTTAATACTGCGCACAGGCCAGCCCGGTGAAGCCCCTGAAGAAGCCATTATCCGCGATTACGACATCAACGATTACAAAAATAAAACAGAGCTCACCGCGATTAAAATTAAAACCCTGCTCTACTCAGCCTTAAGGGCACATCGTGATATTCAAATTATTGACCGCCATAAGCATGGTCTTGAACAAATAATTAATGCTTCAGCAAATTTTTTAAAATGTGACAGTGTTCATGAGTTCGCCTCAACAATTTTAAGCCATGTCACTAACGTGATGGGAATTAATGATGCGCAAATCTATTGTGCTGCGGCTGTTAACTTACAATCGTCTCCAGCAAAAGATTTCCAGCTTCTTGCTGCCTCAGGCGTAGGTCCTACACCACAGCAAAATACCATTCCAGATGAGGTAAAAAACTTATTTATAGATGCACATGAGCGTAAGTCATCACTAAAAACAAGCAATGATTACATTGGTTACTTTCCTACCAAAGCTGGCCTAGAAACCATGCTTTATGTACATAAAGGTAGTAAGTTGCAAGCAACAGAGCATCAACTGTTAGAGTTTTATGCCAATAATATCGCGCTTGCTTACGATAATTTAAAACTCAGAGAAATGGTAAAAGAATCACAAAAAGAATTGTCGTACATTCTCGGTGAGGCTGTAGAAAAACGCTCTAAAGAAACTGGTTCCCACGTTAAACGTGTTGCTTTATATAGTGAACTGCTTGCTCAGCTTTCAGAACTAAACCCATTTCAATGCGAAATCATTAAACTTGCCTCACCTTTACATGACATAGGTAAGATCAGCATTCCCGATAACATTTTAAACAAGCCTGGTAAACTCACTGATGATGAGTGGGAAGTAATGAAAACCCATGCAGAAATCGGCTACGAAATATTAAAAAATTCAAGTAACGAGATATTGACATGTGGTGCTTTAATTTCCTACCAGCATCATGAAAAGTGGGATGGTTCAGGATATCCGCAAGGTTTAATAGCAGACGATATCAATATAGTTGGCCGTATCACCGCCCTAGCAGATGTATTTGACGCGCTTTGCAGCGACCGTTGTTATAAGAAAGCATGGCCACTGGATGAGGCTTTAACGCTTATAAAAGATCAACGCGGGAAACATTTTGATCCAATTCTTGTCGACTTATTACTTGAAAATTTACCACTTTTCTTAGAGATTAAAGATCGTTACCCTGATTAG
- a CDS encoding LysR family transcriptional regulator, with protein MRFEQLEQFVALGVLRHFRQAAEKTQISTSALTRSIQTLEDEIGYELVTRSTRSVKLTKEGELFLEYAKQTLDNLEETKKRLFESLNGCTNEKLVIGYTNKASTVVPVSCGQFLAQYPHVKIEMQLQEQSELVRKLQLGEIDISVCSQAMNSIGSDIHLPDQLIIFVAKNHPLANKSDISKRDFADYPMYSCFSQSKQVQSMLNDAIESFDKTSSIKVGSIEQVMDGLKKSNHIAIASIEHTSIVSSDPDLLLLKTNKGIAHEQLVIQTNQQINENSHVSHLLDLIEKTALASQS; from the coding sequence GTGAGATTTGAACAACTTGAACAATTTGTGGCACTAGGCGTGCTGAGGCATTTTCGCCAAGCTGCAGAAAAAACCCAAATCAGCACTTCAGCGTTAACTCGCAGTATTCAGACGCTTGAAGATGAAATTGGCTATGAGCTAGTTACCCGCTCTACACGCTCAGTTAAACTAACCAAAGAAGGTGAACTTTTCCTTGAGTACGCAAAACAAACCCTCGACAACCTTGAAGAGACCAAAAAACGTTTATTCGAATCTTTAAACGGTTGCACTAACGAAAAATTAGTTATCGGTTATACCAATAAAGCTAGCACGGTTGTTCCTGTTTCTTGCGGCCAATTTTTAGCGCAGTATCCACATGTAAAAATCGAGATGCAGTTACAAGAACAAAGCGAGCTTGTACGTAAACTGCAGTTAGGTGAAATTGATATCAGCGTATGCTCGCAAGCAATGAACAGCATTGGCAGCGATATTCATTTACCCGATCAACTCATTATTTTTGTGGCTAAGAACCACCCACTTGCCAATAAAAGCGATATCAGTAAACGCGACTTTGCTGACTACCCAATGTACAGCTGCTTTTCTCAATCAAAACAGGTTCAATCTATGCTGAATGATGCAATTGAATCTTTTGATAAAACATCAAGTATAAAAGTAGGTAGCATTGAGCAAGTAATGGATGGTCTTAAAAAGTCAAACCACATCGCAATAGCCAGTATTGAACACACAAGTATTGTCTCTTCAGACCCAGATTTACTGTTATTGAAAACCAATAAAGGTATCGCACACGAGCAGCTTGTGATCCAAACTAACCAACAAATCAATGAAAATTCTCATGTTAGTCATTTACTTGACCTCATTGAAAAAACGGCGTTAGCAAGCCAAAGCTAA
- a CDS encoding 2OG-Fe(II) oxygenase — translation MTAPLISDSYLDAIEQAGYAVVENAIDENLIADLIADCYRINPHFHTAGIGRLTDQQIDKTVRKDKTFWFDSSSQAQITYLATMEAIKTQLNRSFYLGLFDYECHYAKYQQGDFYKKHFDAFKGRSNRIFTTVCYLNTPESGGELVIYKPKSKDIEIVIKPQAGLLVMFESERFMHEVLPAHDVRYSIAGWFRKNASISGIIDPPR, via the coding sequence ATGACCGCACCACTAATTTCCGACTCTTATTTAGATGCCATCGAACAGGCTGGCTATGCTGTTGTTGAAAACGCCATTGATGAAAACCTAATCGCTGATTTAATTGCTGATTGCTATCGAATTAACCCACATTTTCATACTGCTGGTATTGGCCGTTTAACCGACCAACAAATAGATAAAACCGTGCGAAAAGATAAAACTTTTTGGTTCGATAGTTCAAGCCAAGCACAAATTACCTATCTGGCGACCATGGAAGCGATAAAAACACAGTTAAACCGTAGCTTTTATTTAGGGTTATTCGACTATGAATGCCATTATGCAAAGTATCAGCAAGGTGACTTTTATAAAAAGCATTTTGATGCCTTCAAAGGCCGTTCGAATCGAATTTTCACAACGGTTTGTTACTTGAACACGCCAGAATCAGGTGGTGAATTGGTAATTTACAAGCCAAAAAGTAAAGACATTGAAATTGTCATAAAGCCTCAAGCTGGTTTGCTGGTTATGTTTGAAAGTGAGCGCTTTATGCATGAAGTATTACCGGCACACGATGTTCGCTATTCCATTGCTGGTTGGTTCAGGAAAAATGCCTCAATCAGCGGTATTATCGACCCACCAAGGTAA
- the ubiA gene encoding 4-hydroxybenzoate octaprenyltransferase: MKLAALKVAHIPYYKQLMRTDKPIGTLLLLWPTYWALWLAELGTPSLLNFVVFSLGVFVMRSAGCVINDFADRKIDGSVKRTAQRPLAAGLVSSGEALSLFVLLIVVAFGLVLTLGLPTILLSFGALALAFCYPFMKRYTQLPQVVLGAAFSWAIPMAYMASIGSVPLEAWLLFTANLVWTVAYDTMYAMVDRDDDLKIGVKSTAILFASYDRHIIFLLNVLFIMILAYIGKSNNLALPYWLGLIAAIGFLLYQQTLIHNRERDPCFKAFLNNHYVGLVVFIGLAASLPLPF; encoded by the coding sequence ATGAAGCTAGCTGCACTTAAGGTCGCACATATACCTTACTATAAACAGTTAATGCGTACCGATAAGCCAATTGGCACTTTACTATTGTTGTGGCCAACTTATTGGGCGCTGTGGCTTGCTGAGCTTGGCACGCCGAGCTTATTAAATTTTGTGGTATTTAGTTTGGGTGTCTTTGTGATGCGCAGTGCCGGCTGTGTAATTAATGACTTTGCCGATCGTAAAATAGATGGCTCAGTTAAGCGCACAGCCCAGCGACCGCTGGCAGCAGGTTTGGTATCAAGTGGTGAAGCTTTGAGTTTGTTTGTATTGCTTATCGTGGTAGCGTTTGGTTTAGTGTTAACACTCGGATTGCCAACCATTTTACTGTCGTTTGGTGCTTTAGCTCTGGCGTTTTGTTATCCATTTATGAAGCGTTACACCCAATTACCGCAAGTTGTGCTTGGTGCTGCATTCAGCTGGGCTATTCCAATGGCCTATATGGCATCAATTGGCTCTGTACCATTAGAAGCTTGGTTATTATTTACAGCTAATCTTGTATGGACTGTGGCTTATGACACCATGTATGCCATGGTTGATAGAGATGATGATTTAAAAATTGGTGTTAAATCAACGGCAATATTGTTTGCCAGCTATGACAGACATATCATCTTTTTACTCAATGTTTTGTTTATTATGATTCTTGCTTACATTGGTAAGAGTAACAACCTTGCTTTGCCTTATTGGCTAGGGTTAATTGCAGCGATTGGTTTTTTACTCTATCAACAAACGCTTATTCATAATCGAGAGAGAGACCCTTGCTTTAAAGCATTTTTGAATAACCACTATGTGGGGTTGGTGGTTTTTATTGGTTTAGCAGCATCCTTGCCACTGCCATTTTAA
- a CDS encoding chorismate lyase produces MITFPVSLAANWQPASAFPDLTQQQQGWLLEAGSLTAKLKSHCQAFSVEVLNEAPFDLTCEQQALLNTSLSQALNREVLLLCDGKPMVYAQSWLPADDTLKKQQLLSMGTRPLGDVIFQDPSLSRTEIEVAEFSQQHAIQALTAEIGYSSQPLWGRRSVFSLSNAHFLVAEVFLPGAYIYL; encoded by the coding sequence GTGATCACATTCCCAGTTTCACTAGCTGCAAATTGGCAGCCTGCTTCAGCATTTCCAGATTTGACGCAACAACAGCAAGGTTGGCTGCTTGAAGCTGGGTCATTAACGGCTAAGCTTAAAAGTCATTGTCAGGCTTTTTCAGTTGAAGTTTTAAACGAAGCACCTTTTGACTTAACCTGCGAGCAACAAGCGTTATTAAATACTTCTTTAAGTCAGGCATTAAACCGTGAAGTTTTACTTCTGTGTGATGGTAAACCAATGGTTTATGCTCAAAGCTGGTTGCCAGCGGATGATACATTAAAAAAGCAACAGTTGCTAAGTATGGGAACAAGACCGCTTGGCGATGTTATTTTTCAAGACCCAAGCTTATCGCGAACTGAAATCGAAGTTGCTGAGTTTTCACAGCAGCACGCTATTCAAGCTTTAACAGCTGAAATCGGCTACTCTTCACAACCATTGTGGGGAAGACGCAGTGTATTTAGCTTATCTAATGCTCATTTTCTCGTGGCTGAAGTATTCTTACCTGGAGCGTATATTTACCTATGA
- the fliL gene encoding flagellar basal body-associated protein FliL, which yields MKKSLLSIYLISMLLVSAITSCSVRAESNVGYFGFEPDIITNYIGQGNKKLGYVRITVDLMLNDMSDIAVVEHHTPLLRDAIVEILSKEPEENIKSLTGREEIRKRCTEKLKSLLKQETGQEIVREVLFTKYLYH from the coding sequence ATGAAAAAGTCATTGTTATCAATTTACTTGATAAGCATGCTGCTTGTTAGTGCAATAACAAGTTGCTCTGTGCGGGCTGAATCAAATGTTGGCTACTTTGGTTTTGAGCCTGACATCATCACCAACTACATAGGCCAAGGTAATAAAAAGCTTGGATATGTACGTATTACGGTGGATCTGATGCTTAATGATATGTCAGATATTGCTGTGGTAGAACACCACACTCCGCTATTGCGTGATGCGATTGTTGAAATACTCTCTAAAGAGCCAGAAGAAAATATTAAATCGCTTACCGGCCGCGAAGAAATCAGAAAGCGCTGTACCGAGAAGCTAAAATCACTACTAAAACAAGAAACAGGACAAGAGATTGTCCGAGAAGTGTTATTTACTAAGTATTTATATCATTAA
- the glpG gene encoding rhomboid family intramembrane serine protease GlpG, translating to MIELGSINNPRAAQGFIDYIKSKGLHGELRSQDGQTVIICVAPEHFHQAQPLWQEFAANPHDEKYQQASWQVGSTQSPLLYQGQSLNLKARFKALSWLNRTVTLVSIVIFVAFLLGGFETIYSMLQFNPAQPLTWFTPAIVHFSAIHLIFNLIWWMTLGNDIEKRSGKLTLVGLFLVTAFISNWAQFLVVGPNFGGLSGVVYGLLGFCWIYSVMRPSEPSLVSNSIVGFMLVWLILGFVELLPVSMANWAHLAGLLAGMAYAVSDKLLSRK from the coding sequence ATGATTGAGTTGGGCAGCATAAATAATCCTCGCGCCGCACAAGGCTTTATAGATTACATCAAAAGTAAGGGGTTACATGGCGAGTTGCGCTCACAAGATGGTCAAACCGTGATTATTTGTGTTGCCCCAGAGCACTTTCATCAAGCTCAACCACTTTGGCAGGAGTTTGCTGCTAATCCACATGACGAAAAATACCAGCAAGCTTCATGGCAGGTAGGAAGCACTCAATCGCCACTATTATATCAAGGTCAGTCACTTAACTTAAAAGCTCGCTTTAAAGCATTAAGTTGGCTAAATCGTACTGTTACATTAGTGTCGATTGTTATATTTGTAGCCTTCTTATTAGGTGGTTTTGAAACTATTTATAGTATGTTGCAGTTTAATCCTGCACAGCCTCTAACTTGGTTTACACCTGCCATTGTGCATTTTAGCGCTATCCATCTTATTTTTAATTTGATCTGGTGGATGACACTGGGTAACGATATAGAAAAACGTAGCGGTAAGTTAACTTTAGTTGGTTTATTTTTAGTTACTGCATTCATTAGTAACTGGGCACAGTTTTTAGTTGTAGGGCCGAACTTTGGTGGTTTAAGTGGCGTTGTTTATGGTTTACTGGGTTTTTGTTGGATTTACAGCGTAATGAGGCCATCAGAGCCGTCATTAGTAAGTAATAGCATCGTCGGTTTTATGCTGGTTTGGCTTATTTTAGGCTTTGTTGAATTGTTGCCCGTGAGTATGGCTAATTGGGCACATTTGGCGGGGTTATTAGCTGGAATGGCTTACGCTGTGTCTGACAAGCTGCTATCGCGTAAATAA
- the glpE gene encoding thiosulfate sulfurtransferase GlpE, with amino-acid sequence MSYKHISVSETFALLDKEDVVIADIRDPNSFQTGHIPGAEHLSNANISDFMMHKEFDQPIIIVCYHGVSSQGAASYLVEQGFEDVYSMDGGFTAWQTQLPEHIER; translated from the coding sequence ATGTCGTATAAACATATTTCAGTGAGCGAAACTTTTGCCCTGTTAGATAAAGAAGATGTTGTGATTGCTGATATTCGCGATCCTAACTCATTTCAAACTGGGCATATTCCAGGCGCTGAGCATTTATCAAATGCCAACATCAGTGATTTTATGATGCATAAAGAGTTTGATCAGCCAATTATCATCGTTTGTTATCATGGTGTGAGCTCTCAAGGTGCTGCGAGCTACTTAGTAGAGCAGGGGTTTGAAGACGTGTACAGTATGGATGGTGGTTTTACTGCTTGGCAGACACAACTTCCGGAGCATATTGAACGATGA
- the tdh gene encoding L-threonine 3-dehydrogenase: MKALSKLKAEPGIWMTDAPKPEVGHNDLLIKIRKTAICGTDVHIYKWDEWAQNTIPTPMVVGHEYVGEVVDMGQEVRGFQVGDRVSGEGHITCGHCRNCRAGRVHLCRNTTGVGVNREGAFAEYLVIPAFNAFKIPDNISDELASIFDPFGNAVHTALSFDLVGEDVLITGAGPIGIMAAAVAKHVGARHVVITDVNEYRLDLARKMGATRAVNVATDDLEDVMKELGMTEGFDIGLEMSGVPVAFNSMLNNMNHGGKIAMLGIPPSDMAVDWNQVIFKGLIIKGIYGREMFETWYKMASLIQSGLDLKPIITHQFSVDDFQAGFDTMISGQSGKVILNWD, from the coding sequence ATGAAAGCATTATCTAAATTAAAAGCAGAACCAGGGATCTGGATGACTGATGCGCCAAAGCCTGAAGTTGGCCATAACGATCTGCTTATTAAAATCCGCAAAACAGCAATTTGTGGAACTGATGTCCATATTTATAAATGGGATGAGTGGGCACAAAATACAATTCCTACGCCAATGGTTGTTGGCCACGAATATGTAGGTGAAGTGGTTGATATGGGCCAGGAGGTACGTGGTTTCCAAGTAGGTGACCGTGTTTCTGGTGAAGGACATATCACATGTGGTCACTGTCGTAACTGTCGTGCCGGACGCGTACATTTATGTCGTAACACAACTGGTGTGGGTGTTAACCGCGAAGGCGCATTTGCTGAATACCTTGTTATCCCAGCTTTCAACGCATTTAAAATTCCAGATAACATTTCTGATGAGTTAGCATCTATCTTTGACCCATTCGGTAATGCTGTACACACTGCGCTGTCGTTTGATTTAGTGGGGGAAGACGTATTAATCACAGGTGCAGGCCCAATTGGCATCATGGCTGCAGCTGTTGCTAAACATGTTGGTGCGCGTCATGTGGTTATCACTGATGTAAATGAATACCGCCTAGATTTAGCGCGTAAAATGGGTGCTACCCGTGCTGTAAACGTGGCTACTGATGACCTTGAAGATGTTATGAAAGAGCTAGGAATGACAGAAGGTTTTGATATTGGCCTTGAAATGTCGGGTGTGCCAGTTGCATTTAACAGCATGTTAAACAACATGAATCACGGTGGTAAAATCGCCATGCTAGGTATTCCACCTTCAGATATGGCGGTTGATTGGAACCAAGTTATTTTCAAAGGTCTAATCATTAAAGGTATTTACGGCCGTGAAATGTTTGAAACTTGGTACAAGATGGCGAGCTTAATCCAATCAGGTCTTGATCTGAAGCCAATTATCACTCACCAGTTCTCTGTGGATGACTTCCAAGCTGGCTTTGATACAATGATTTCAGGCCAATCAGGTAAAGTGATCCTTAACTGGGATTAA
- a CDS encoding glycine C-acetyltransferase has product MRASAFFNQLQQQIDEVKAEGLYKSERVITSQQQAQIEVASGDKVINFCANNYLGLANSPELIKAAQQGLDDHGFGVASVRFICGTQDIHKTLEQKISEFLETEDTILYSSCFDANAGLFETILGPDDAIISDALNHASIIDGVRLCKAKRFRYANNDMSDLEKQLIAADEAGAKTKLIATDGVFSMDGVICNLEAVCDLADKYDALVMVDDSHAVGFVGENGKGTPEYCGVLDRVDIITGTLGKALGGASGGYTSGKKEIVEWLRQRSRPYLFSNSLAPSIVTASIKVLEMLSNGGELRAKLWDNAKYFREQMEAAGFTCAGKDHAIIPVMLGDAKVASAMADKLLAEGIYVTGFSFPVVPKGQARIRTQISAAHTKEQLDTAIAAFTRIGKEMGVI; this is encoded by the coding sequence ATGAGAGCATCTGCGTTTTTTAATCAGTTGCAGCAGCAAATTGATGAAGTGAAAGCTGAAGGCTTATACAAAAGCGAGCGTGTTATCACGTCACAGCAACAGGCTCAAATTGAGGTTGCTTCTGGTGATAAGGTCATTAACTTTTGTGCTAATAACTACCTTGGCTTAGCAAATAGCCCAGAGTTAATTAAAGCAGCTCAACAAGGCCTTGACGACCACGGTTTTGGTGTTGCTTCTGTACGCTTTATTTGTGGTACTCAAGATATTCATAAAACCTTAGAGCAAAAGATCTCTGAGTTCTTAGAAACAGAAGATACTATTCTTTACTCATCATGTTTTGATGCAAACGCGGGTTTATTCGAAACAATCTTAGGCCCAGATGATGCAATTATCTCTGACGCTCTAAACCATGCTTCGATTATTGATGGTGTGCGCCTTTGTAAAGCAAAACGTTTCCGCTACGCAAATAACGACATGAGCGACCTTGAAAAGCAACTTATTGCTGCTGATGAAGCGGGTGCTAAAACAAAACTAATCGCAACTGATGGCGTTTTCTCAATGGACGGTGTTATTTGTAATCTTGAAGCGGTTTGTGACCTTGCAGATAAATATGATGCATTAGTAATGGTTGATGACTCACACGCTGTTGGTTTTGTTGGTGAAAATGGTAAAGGTACGCCTGAGTACTGTGGTGTACTAGATCGCGTTGATATCATTACAGGTACGCTCGGTAAAGCACTTGGTGGCGCATCGGGGGGTTACACATCAGGTAAAAAAGAGATTGTAGAGTGGTTACGTCAACGTTCTCGTCCTTATCTTTTCTCAAACTCACTTGCACCATCAATTGTTACAGCATCAATTAAAGTACTTGAAATGCTTAGCAATGGTGGCGAGTTACGCGCAAAACTATGGGATAACGCAAAATATTTCCGCGAACAAATGGAAGCAGCTGGATTTACTTGTGCAGGTAAAGACCATGCCATTATCCCTGTTATGTTAGGCGATGCTAAAGTTGCCTCAGCCATGGCTGACAAATTACTTGCTGAAGGTATTTACGTAACAGGTTTCTCATTCCCTGTAGTACCTAAAGGCCAAGCACGTATCCGTACGCAAATTTCTGCGGCGCATACAAAAGAGCAATTAGATACCGCTATTGCTGCCTTTACCCGTATTGGTAAAGAAATGGGTGTTATCTAA
- the gmhB gene encoding D-glycero-beta-D-manno-heptose 1,7-bisphosphate 7-phosphatase gives MSNVLFLDRDGVVNIDHGYVYKPQEFEFVPGVFEACKAFADAGYKIVIVTNQSGIGRGYYSEQDFSKLTEWMKGEFLRHGVAILDVYFCPHHPTKAEPAYLQECNCRKPAPGMLLQAIKEHQIDPSQSIMVGDKLGDLIAAERANIATRVLVRSGQSYAESTEQHADIVCESLADLPTLILQS, from the coding sequence ATGAGCAACGTTTTATTTTTAGACCGAGATGGTGTGGTCAATATTGATCATGGTTATGTATACAAACCACAAGAATTTGAATTTGTACCCGGTGTATTTGAGGCGTGCAAAGCCTTTGCGGATGCGGGTTATAAAATTGTGATAGTTACTAACCAGTCGGGTATTGGTCGCGGTTATTATTCAGAACAAGATTTTTCTAAGCTCACTGAGTGGATGAAAGGTGAATTTTTACGTCATGGCGTTGCTATTCTTGATGTGTATTTTTGCCCGCATCACCCAACCAAAGCGGAACCTGCCTATTTGCAAGAATGTAACTGTCGAAAGCCTGCTCCGGGTATGCTTTTACAAGCTATCAAAGAACATCAAATCGACCCATCACAAAGTATAATGGTGGGTGATAAGCTTGGCGACCTTATTGCCGCTGAGAGAGCCAATATCGCTACGCGTGTTTTAGTTCGTTCAGGGCAAAGTTATGCAGAATCAACAGAGCAACATGCCGATATTGTCTGTGAGTCTTTAGCTGATTTACCTACTTTGATTTTACAATCTTAG
- a CDS encoding glycosyltransferase family 9 protein gives MTQSTSYSDICILRLSAIGDVCHAVSAVQAIQKAHPKAKITWVIGKVEAMLLADLPGVEFVVFDKKQGKQAYQQLKEAFKGLKFDVLLHMQVALRANLAARCIPAKVKVGFDWARSKELHSLFINKRIAPQSEAHVLEGFKGFAQAIGTPDYKPQWQMPITEQHQQAADALLGEERLTGRIFVISPAASKKERNWLPERYAALAEHAYQQGFSVVITGGPTPLENELADQIIAHSSAPVLNLVGKTQLKELLCVLKRAALVLAPDTGPAHMAVTVGSPVIGLYAHSNPKRTGPYLYQDYVVEVYHQNLLEQTGKTAQELPWGVRVKGADLMAQISVEKVISMFDYVIHKEQL, from the coding sequence GTGACTCAATCAACCTCCTATTCAGATATTTGTATTTTAAGGCTTTCGGCTATTGGTGATGTATGTCATGCCGTATCAGCAGTGCAAGCAATTCAAAAGGCACACCCGAAGGCAAAAATTACCTGGGTGATAGGTAAAGTTGAGGCTATGTTATTGGCCGATTTACCTGGTGTTGAGTTTGTTGTATTCGATAAAAAGCAGGGTAAACAGGCTTATCAGCAACTAAAAGAGGCTTTCAAAGGTCTTAAATTTGATGTGCTATTACATATGCAAGTAGCACTAAGAGCGAATTTAGCAGCCCGTTGTATTCCAGCAAAGGTCAAAGTGGGGTTTGATTGGGCTCGTTCAAAAGAGTTACATAGCTTGTTTATTAATAAACGTATTGCCCCGCAATCAGAGGCTCATGTATTAGAAGGCTTTAAAGGCTTTGCTCAAGCTATTGGTACGCCTGATTACAAACCTCAATGGCAAATGCCAATTACCGAGCAGCACCAACAAGCAGCCGATGCGCTATTAGGTGAAGAGCGTTTAACCGGGCGTATTTTTGTTATCTCACCTGCGGCAAGTAAAAAAGAGCGTAACTGGTTACCCGAACGTTATGCTGCACTTGCTGAACATGCTTATCAACAAGGCTTTTCGGTGGTTATCACCGGCGGTCCAACGCCTTTAGAGAACGAACTAGCAGATCAAATTATCGCACATAGTTCTGCTCCTGTGCTTAACTTAGTAGGGAAAACCCAACTAAAAGAACTGCTATGTGTTTTGAAACGTGCGGCGTTAGTGTTAGCTCCTGATACTGGGCCTGCGCATATGGCTGTAACGGTAGGATCACCTGTTATAGGTTTGTATGCCCATTCAAACCCAAAACGCACAGGACCTTATTTGTATCAAGATTATGTTGTTGAGGTTTATCACCAAAATTTACTTGAACAAACTGGCAAAACGGCGCAAGAGCTACCTTGGGGAGTACGCGTTAAAGGGGCTGATTTAATGGCGCAAATAAGTGTCGAAAAGGTAATTTCGATGTTTGACTACGTGATACACAAAGAGCAACTGTAA